In Rhodamnia argentea isolate NSW1041297 chromosome 1, ASM2092103v1, whole genome shotgun sequence, the genomic window TCAATAGGTAGCAATTTATGTCATTGTCAAAATAGAGCACCACATTATCGCCTCTTCCATATGTTGTGGTTGCTCAATAAGCATATGGTGGTGTGTCTGGAGTATTTACTGGATGTTGCAcgtgatttccttcttttttcatgtTGAGACGCAAGATGCCCTTTGATTGATCAGTGGCGGAACCGCTCGAGAACATCTGTTCACCTGGTGATAGCTGCAGGCCTGCCATAATGGTATCCTTCGGTGAATCGAACTCTGCCACATTATGTCCTTCTTACAGTTGTAAATAACATAATTGCATGTATCGAGCATAGAAGCTGAAACAGTAATTTCTCTAGGAGTTGCTACATTAGTCTCTTCTGACATGCAGTGATGAATAGCTTGGAATAGGACTGTCTCAACGGCAGTCCAGACCACGGCTTTAGTTCCCGGAAAGAAAACTCCTACTGACCAGCTATTGCCTCACTGACGAGACGCAAAAAGACCGGAAGGTGAGGGCCATGAGGAATTTGGCGGTGGGCGTGAGAGAAGTGGCAAGGCTTGTTATGGGTCTGGTTTTGAGAAGTTGCTGTTGGGGACATGAATGCaaatggaaagagaaagaatAGTGAAGTGGCCATTACTGGTATAATGCCTCTGAATTGCTTGTGCGACAGACAATCTGATCTTGTTCTTGCTTTATAGTGGTAAactaatgtaaaaaaaaaaaagagaaaatcataaGCAAGTTGCGAACATCTTGAGCTGAGATTCATTACCATGATAAAATAGTTGTAGGCCTTGATTTTGCATTAGTGGACACCAccgttcaaaaaagaaaaaaagtgaaatcTGAGCAGTAATTTTGGATTCCAACCTCTCAGAAATAAAAGCTCGAGTTGAAACTGACTCATCTCTCTGACCCATCTTTGAATAGCTCTGGACGACATTAGTCGGTCCACCTGCGAATTGTGCGGGCTTTCAGAGTAAATTAGTGGGTTACATTGGTAAGTTAGCAGCAGCTTGAACAATCCTTGATTAACCATTGCAGCTATCTGCAATAGTGTGCATATTTAACTGTTTTATTCACCCTAAATCATCCATAAAATTGGACTTAGCCAATGCACAAAATCACAAGCAACTGTGTCCTTGAGGACAGCAAGGTCAACAACCCATAAAAGGAAGTTCATTCACGAGTGAAAAtcatagaaagaagaaaggcttcaaaggggctgcaagaAATGGTCTTTGGAGTGTTTTTCTTTCTAGAACAAAGAGGGTGAATTctacaagaagagaaaaaagagaaggtaTGTTTGACCTCATCTATGTGCAATTAAAGAGATAATAAAAGacaatgaaaagggaaaagatcACCTCTTTGAGTCTTCTCTACAGTAATTTCAGAAAACATGCTTTATTTCTGTGCTTGTTACTTATCAAGCAACTGACAATGTCTATGTTTGTTGATAAACTGATATTTGGTCTTCATTCTAAGATATGGAATTGCATCAGTTCAGGTGAATAatgaaaaggaacgagaagtaCACTGTATAAACCTTTCGCAGGTCAGAACAGCATCGAACATTTAAATGGACAATCTGTTCACAGGCGAAATATTGTTCTCCCCTTTCCCGCAATACGCATTCTATGCTCTTTTAAATTCGTGGCAGCTAATAGGATGCGTGCTGCTGATACACTGAATCTGCCCCACAGGAAAGTAAGGAATTGTTGAAATGAACTCAAAAGTGGTTTTACTTCCTAAAAGAACGAAGAATTGCACTGGACAGAACAGGGGACTTAGTTCCATTGCCACGACAGACAGACCATGCATGTTGCATGAATAAAACTAGAAACATGTTATCTGCTCCGACAGTGAAAACAACTTAATTCATTTCTAACCCGAGCAGCTTTTGGTGGTGGCAAGTGCAGTTGCCAAGACGGTTCAGATGGTACTGAGGAAGGAAGTAGGAGAAGGAGGGATTGGAACGTCGACGGTGCCTTCAAGCATCAGAAGCACCTTTCTCATCGAAGGACGAAGCGATGGCTCTTCTAGAGTACACCAAAGTGCAACTGAAACCGTCCTCTCTAATTGTTTTTTGTCAATGGTTTGATAATCCACCAGTTTATCCAGCTCGCCAGCCTGGAAGCGGTTGTAAACCAACTCCTCAAGAAGGGCTTCCTCCTCAGGAAGGCTCCAATCCACGCTTCTTCGACAACAAATGATCTCCAGCAGCACTATTCCGAAGCTGTAAATGTCGGCTTTCACAGTGACTGGCAGATTCTTGTGCCACTCCGGCGCGACGTACCCCCTTGTACCTCTTATGCCTGTTGTGGTGTTGGTCTGATCTGGCTTCAGCAGCTTCGACAGCCCAAAATCAGAAATCTTCGCTTGCATGTTGTCGTCTATCAATATGTTCTGAGGCTTTATGTCACAATGAATGATCTGCGTCTCGCACTCTTCATGTAGATAAAGGAGGCCTCTAACGATATGAAGAGCTATTCGCATTTTCACGTCCCAACTGGCTTGCTTTTCGTCTTTAAAGAGTAGATCGGCCAGTGACCCATTACTCATGTACTCATACACCAAGAGCCTATTCGGTCCATCATGACAATAACCTAGAAGTCGGACCAGATTCCGGTGATGAGTCTTTCCAATAGTTTTCACCTCAGCTTGGAACTCACTTTCTCCCTCGGAGGAGATCTTCTCTAGTTTCTTAACTGCTACGACTTTGCTGCCATGCAGATTCCTCATCAGCGTGCCTTTGTAGACTGTTCCAAAAGCTCCTTTGCCAATCTCTTCCGAAAAGTTTCCAGTGACTTTCTTCAGGTCTTCAAAAGTATACGATCTAGGAGCAACATCTTCAATTGTTCTGAGAAATCCGTCCTTTGGAAGCATTTCGTAAACCCAGGCACGATTCTTGTGAACAATAATTCCAGACACTGCCAACATcactattgcaaaagcaattgATGATGCAACTGCAATCAGAATGTCTCTCCGGGTATGCTTATCATTATCCTTTTGCACAAGGCCGTTTCTTCCACCTTCGCCAGATGGAGCATCACCTACCTTGATGTAAAGTAGTGAGTTTGAGTTCCCGCCAACGACTCTCCTACCAAATCTTAGAGGAAGCTTCTGCTTGTTGCAGGACTGATCGCTGTATGTGACAGCCTCGCAATTGCAATCCTGCTGACATGCTGCTACACATTCTTCACTGGTCAACGATGTTAGAGTGGAATAGGTTGCGTCCTCCCATATGGTGCTAGGAACAGGTTGAATGTTGTATCTGGTCGTGGAGTCCATTGTCTTGCAGCTTTCTGCAGTGAAGTTCCTCTCACACCCTGCAGTGCCGTTGCCATCCCTCACAGTTGCGAATCCTGGAAGACACAGGCACTGAGGATTCAGATCCATATTCGCACAGAACATATTAAGCCCGCATATGCCCTTGGGGCTGCATCCATCGGTCGTGGCTAACCATACAACTGACCAATCGTCCTTCCTGCTTATGTTCAATGAGTATAGCCGGAAAAGACCATCTGGGTCGATCGTCGCACGATAGATCATATCTTCTTTAGGAAGTCCTTGGCTCGTGAAGTTCGCGAGGTATACACCGGGGGGTTTCAATAGGTAGAGAAACCCATCATCCTCAAGATGTAGCGTCACATTCGGACCATTATTAGGTGTCCCGGAATCCCAGTAACCATACGCGGCAGTGAATGGAGTGCCATCAGGATATAACGCCAGAACTCCGTCTAACTGCATGATGACGAGAAAGAGACCCGTCGATGGATCAGTGACCGAAGCACTTGAATGTAACTCCTGTGATGCCAATAGACGTTGACCACCTAAAATGGTATCTGTTGGTGTGTCGAAGCTCTGCCATATGATGACCTGGTTAGAGTTGTAAAGAACGAAGTTCCCCGAATCGAGCATGGAAGCCGCAGCAGTCGTATCGCTAGGAGTGGCGACGTATGTATCCTGCGCTTGTGCTGACGACAAAACAATTCTGCCACTGCTATCGAAATGCAGAGTGGAATTGCTTGGAAGCGGAGGGTTATCTCTGTTATAAGTCCAAACCACGGTTTTATTCGAAGTCCCCGGAAGGAAGACTCCCACGTAATAGCCATTGCCTCTCTGGTAAAATCCAAACGCAAAGATGCCGGAAGGCGAGAGCCATGAGGATTTGGAGGTGGGCGTGAGAGAGTTGGCGAGGCTGATGTTTTTCTGTCCTTGGGAAGTGGCTGTTATGAACAGGAATCCCAACGGGAGGAGAAAGAAGATTGGAGCAGCCATAACAGGCTGTGAAATGAAGGTTCTATGTATAAAGGCTTGTGGTGTGAAGAATTAGCTCGTGCGTGCGCTTTATAGAGCTCAAGATCGAAATGCAATGGGGTCTTCTCTGACTACAGGCAGAGAGAAATGACTCTTAAGAAAATAATTCCACTTCAACAGAGAAAGAGCACAATTTAGTTCCCctccttttctcttctcatGGCTGCGTCTTCAGATTGATTTGGACCATGGAAGGAAACTTGTTCAATCTAGGAGCTTCGGGTTCGGTTCAAACGTGAACCTAACACATCTGAACTTTTAGTGCGGATGAATCTCTTGTGAAGTCCAATGAATCCAGTGACTCGAATGTTTCCTATCTCATGTCAAGTTATAGGCCGAGGGTCACCTCCGAGGACCGGTGCGAGTCCTCCACTTCCCGGTAAACGGCCAATCGGGTTTAACCTGGGGAGGGCTCCGTTCAAGCAAGTTTTCTGAGTCaagccttctccttcttcttcttcttggtttttttaaaGTTGTCAGTGCTAGCTTGAAAGGAAGGTTGGCCAAACACCAAATGTGACCCAATAGAAATCATATTCATCTGGAAGGCCTTCATATTTTATTTGGTGAGACTCTGTCTTTGGTCAAGTGTTGGTTTCGTACCGAGTCACATTGCTCGAAAGTCAGAGCAACAACAGGGGCTAGGATTAGAATTGTTATCTGTTGGGCTTTGGCAAGATCATTAAAATAGAATGAGTTGAAAGTGATTGGCACCCTCTCAATCAGCCCGTAGTGCCCGAAAGTTGCGtcttaaaaaaattcttgtgTATGATTTTTCTACGGGTATTTTGATCAGCGTTTTTCACGTCGCTTATATCAACCTAAATCCTCCTTTAGTCAAGATTGATCACCCGCTTAGGGTTGACGAAGGAATTTTTATAATGATTTTCAATCAGGTACTTGAATTTTGAGTATGAACTCCCTAACGTGGTATTGGCCAGGGTGGGTTACTATTAAATTAGGGAGTGAGAGACATAGATGATTCCTATATCACATCTTCTCTCACTTTAACAATTTCACAAGCAAAATTTGTAGGAGGGCTTGCAGTTGGAAATCCTCGCTTGGTACATTCATCTTAATAATGAAACGATAAACGATAAAGTAATTAAACTATGACTAGACAGACTCGAAAAGTATGATCAaatttaactctctctctctctctcttcttctctggtTTCAATCTTGGATAATCCAGAGACATCGACTTCAAGAAAATGCCGATGAGGGACCGATGAAGTTGTGGAATCTGATAGAGGAAACTAGTACTAAAGCAAAGAGGCTTTGAACTCTTTCGGGGCGGTGTACAAAGGGATAATCAAGAGAATGACTGAAATGGCTGCAATCAGCCATACTCACCACGAAAACATACTCCAATTGCTTGGCTTTTGCATGGAGTTCAAGGAAGCTTCTTGTATTCCAATATATGGAGAACGGATTACTCGGGTCGTCTCTTGCCTGCCTATGGATTCAGCAGCAAATCTCCTGTTTGATGCTGAAAGGCAGCCTCCTTCGAGCAGAAGAATGAGAATCGCATTGGATGTAACAAGAGGAATCCTATTATTTGCACCAAGAGTGTGAGCTCCAAATAATTCACTGCGAGCATGATGCCTAACATTGGAGCTGAAACGACAATGCCTCTAGGAGCAACATAAGTCTCTTCTGCTAGCTCTGACTGCAGAAGCAGCCTCCCATCAATAGTGAGACGCAGTGTGGAATTGGTTAAAAACTGGAGGACTGTCTTGGTCTGGGAGTTCGGACCACGGTTTTATCTCCTGCAAGGAAAATTCCTACTCACTAGCCATCGCCTCTGGTAGAATCCAAATGAAAAGTGACCTGAAGGTGAGGGCCGAGAGGAATTGGTGGTGGGCGTGAGAGAAGCGCCAAGGCTTTTCGTGGTCTGGTTTTGTGAAGTTACCGTTGGGAACATGATCACCATGGGATGAAAAACAAATGTGAAGTGGCCATAGCAGGTAAAATGCCTTTGAATCTAGCTTGTCCCGGTGAAGAATTCGATCTTGCTTATGCTTCATAATGGTAAGCATGTCGATGGGAATGTGTTTGCTTTTGACATAGAGTCCCACCAATAGACAATTGAGAAGAAAAGTCTTTGAGCTGGTCAGGTCAATGCCATCTGAGGAAGCAACTACGCTTGCAAGAAAAGTTGCAGAACTAGGGCGGTGTCTattaaaaaaagttgcaatCATACGCAAGTTCCGAACTTCTTGGGGTTAGATGCATGACTATGATAATATAGGTGAAGGCCTTGATTTTGCATTAGTGGACTCGACAGATTTGAAGCAATGTGAAACGTGAGCAGCACTAGACATATCTTTGAATAGCTCTGGACAAAATAAGTCTGTCCACCTGCGTATTATGCGGGCTTTATGAGCGAAGTAGGGGGCTACAAGGATAAGTTAGCAGCTTGAAAAATCCTTGATTGCTATGGCGTACCTATGTCACTAGAACAGTGATAGGGAGGTTCGACCTCAGCTATGTGCAATTAAAAAGATAGCGGAAACAACCCAGAACCCCCAATTTTGAAGAGCAATTAAGCAGAAACTGTAAAGACGCAACACGGGAAGAGAGAACCTCTTTGGGTCTTCTCTATACTAATACGAGAGAACACGCTTAATTTCTGTGTTTGTTACTTATCAAAGAGTGAAAATGTCTGTGCTTGTTGATGAGCTGATATTGGATCTTTGTTCTGAGTTGTAAATTGCATTAGTTGAGGAGAACAATCAAAAGGAGTGAGAAGTAGTACCCTTTCTTGTATCAAATTTGAGTTTGATTCTCAACACACTTATCACACGAGAGATGTCTGATATTCTCTCTGAGTACACATAAAGCAAACTCATTTCGATCTCATATTCTTAACACAGAAAAGATGCAAATCCTGTTTAGAAGGGCAACAAAGAAACTCTGGCAGAATTTTCACCTCTCTGAATACGCATACTGTGCTCTTTTAAATCCTTCAGTTGAAGGTTGAAACATGGAAAGTTCTGTCGATTATTCACACGATGTCAGCCGATCAGTCAGAACAGCATCAAACATTTACATGGACCATTTGTCCGTAGGCAAAACATTGCTGTCTCCTCTCCCTCAATATGCATACTATGCTCTTATAAATTCATGGGTAGCTAACAGGTCCAGAATGATAAACTCTGCCACCACAGAAAAATAAGGCATTGTTGACATAAACTCAAAAGTTATTGTGCTTGCTATAAGAAGGAAGAACTTTATAGGACCAAACAGGGAACATATTTCTATGGTAAAGATAGACAGAAAATGCGCGTTGATGTATGAACCTAGAAACACTGGAAAAGCTTATATCACAGATAACCGAGTTCATTTCTGACCTGAGCAGCTTTTGGTGGAGATGAAGCATAGTTCCTAAGAAAATTTAGATGACACTGAGGAAGGAAGTAGGGCAAGGAGGAATTGGAACGTCAACCGTGCCTTCAAGCATCAGCAGCACCTTTCTCATTGAAGGACGAAGAGATGGCTCCTCTAGGATACACCAAAGCGCGACTTTAACCATCCTATCCAATTGTTTCTTGTCTATAGTTTGATAATCCACCAGTTTATCCAGCTCGCCAGCCTGGAAGCAGGAGTAAACCCATTCCTCGAGG contains:
- the LOC115730617 gene encoding G-type lectin S-receptor-like serine/threonine-protein kinase LECRK1, which produces MAAPIFFLLPLGFLFITATSQGQKNISLANSLTPTSKSSWLSPSGIFAFGFYQRGNGYYVGVFLPGTSNKTVVWTYNRDNPPLPSNSTLHFDSSGRIVLSSAQAQDTYVATPSDTTAAASMLDSGNFVLYNSNQVIIWQSFDTPTDTILGGQRLLASQELHSSASVTDPSTGLFLVIMQLDGVLALYPDGTPFTAAYGYWDSGTPNNGPNVTLHLEDDGFLYLLKPPGVYLANFTSQGLPKEDMIYRATIDPDGLFRLYSLNISRKDDWSVVWLATTDGCSPKGICGLNMFCANMDLNPQCLCLPGFATVRDGNGTAGCERNFTAESCKTMDSTTRYNIQPVPSTIWEDATYSTLTSLTSEECVAACQQDCNCEAVTYSDQSCNKQKLPLRFGRRVVGGNSNSLLYIKVGDAPSGEGGRNGLVQKDNDKHTRRDILIAVASSIAFAIVMLAVSGIIVHKNRAWVYEMLPKDGFLRTIEDVAPRSYTFEDLKKVTGNFSEEIGKGAFGTVYKGTLMRNLHGSKVVAVKKLEKISSEGESEFQAEVKTIGKTHHRNLVRLLGYCHDGPNRLLVYEYMSNGSLADLLFKDEKQASWDVKMRIALHIVRGLLYLHEECETQIIHCDIKPQNILIDDNMQAKISDFGLSKLLKPDQTNTTTGIRGTRGYVAPEWHKNLPVTVKADIYSFGIVLLEIICCRRSVDWSLPEEEALLEELVYNRFQAGELDKLVDYQTIDKKQLERTVSVALWCTLEEPSLRPSMRKVLLMLEGTVDVPIPPSPTSFLSTI